ttataattttaatgtattttgttttatttatataaataagagtattaggaaataatattaatattatattgaaattatttatgtaactaaattaaataaaccaaATCTCTATTTGTACAACATAAAAAACTATGAATTTTgacataaattgtttttataaaacatataatttactataaaataattcaattgaAGCAatgaagatgaaaaaaaaatctcaaaagttCCAACAACCAATTAGATATTACCagtcatatttattttttaaaagagaaataaattcTCAGATCTTTACTTGCTTTTAAGAGCGTACAATACAAATACTTCATCTGATTGGTTCATGTTTTAAATGTATGTTCCATTTTTTGGTTTTCAACTACAGTTGATTTAATCcacatagttttttttcttgtttgaaCATCTCCATTGCTTGTGTTCAACCGTTGAAAAAATCATTCAACTACCCCAATGTACATGGTCTAAGAACAGCAAATGAAAGGTACTATATAAACGATAGTGGATGAGAGAAGAATAGATGTGTAACGACCcggttttaaaaaatcataattaaaatttggtttgattatttatttagacTAAACCAATCTGAAAAATAATTTCTCCTTAATGGTTTAGTAAACCAGACAtgcttatatattaattataagtaTTTCTTTATTCTTAAAACCTAAAACGTGAACTGCAGCGCAGCCATCTTTCATcaccatcatcttcttcgttaGCCACCTCAAGTCATCTTCACGTTTCTCCCTCCATTagttggtccaacgaccatcatTGACCGTCATCTTCTGGGAGTAAGTAGCCAACTCTTTTCTCTGTGTTATAAAAGCGGATCTCCAATCAGATTTGTATTCTAAAAGTTATGTGTGTTTTACCAAGTGATATTTCTGCATAACACATCTGAGACCAGTATTGGGGAAAGTCAGGAACGGATTATCAAAGCATAGAATTTTGACGTCaaattttcatggtaaattcTAAACTCACAGATCTACCTATAGCAGAAAGCGGATCATCATTTGAAATTTCGGTTTAAATGTTATGATTGTTTATTTGAAACTGATCTCTGCAGAGGGAATCCACGAACAGTCAACTTCATAAGCGTTTTCCTGTTTATCCCGACTCACTTAGAAAACGAGCGAGATACCTTTGGAAAGGTCTCGTTGTCAGCCTTCCAGATCATTCTTTAGATCGACAAACTGAGGTACAGTTAGGAAGTTATGGCCATTTTAATTTCGGGTATCAACTCTGGTCAAATCCGAAAATCATAAACCTAGTCTTCTAATttggaaaccctaaatctattgttttaggaaagtttcttaTGGACCTAAGCCATTAATTCTCGTGTCGTAGTTGACCGTATCCTCCGTTGTCCATTTCATCCagtggctaaggtgagggttATTCCGTTTAATCCAgtgctagtttagtactaccattatggaaagtttagtttcgaaacatgttCCGTCTCTATGAATCGAGTATAACTGGAgtcttgtttgtttttattttattctttgtcTAAACCGGAGATAGGAAATTAGATGATTCAACTGTTGATTGATTTGATTGATGTTAAAAGACggttatatataagtatacatATAGTATGGATTGGTTAGCCGGATAAAGGGAAGTACTTCTGTATCGGCCTATTTGTGTGGAGATTACGGGGTGTATAGGGAAGCACTTTTGTACCACGTATGAGCTGCGGGAGTACAAGGAAGCACTTCTGTACTACGTGGCAATTGTTTTTGTTGAGATTGCGGGGCGTATAGGGAAGCACTTCTGTACACGCATGAGCTGCGGGAGTATGGGGAAGCACTTCTATACTACGTAGCATTGTGTATGAGGAGAATGTGGGAGTATATGGAAGCACTTCTGTACTACACATACTTTTGGtatacataaaaatttatatatctatatccGTAAGAGGAGAATGTAGGGTGCAACGAAGAGCTATGTACTATAAGTGCATTGGTTGTTCTGTGTGGTGCATTAGGTGTCGTGTTTGTTTtatgctagagctaggcctacatagtcgtagtgctatgtactgagtcagtggtttgcggtttagcatcccatacctcactgattGACTCCCCTGTTGCTCACCCCTCTTTTCTCCTCCTTCCAGGTGAGACTGTCGAGCATGAGTGATTGCTATCGGATTGGTGCTTTTGGGTGTTTACTTCTTTCCATTTCAGACTTGCGGGTTTTATGGTTTTATCGTATTTTCTGGATTTATTTCATTATTTGgatttttgactatttgtcaGATTTACGATATGTGCAGACGATTTATGAGGACTACTAAATAGAGATTTCacgattattatttattattttattttggagagTACGGGTATTACAAGATGATGGAATGATCATGCTATAGAAGCCCACAAAGATAATCACAAACGTAGAAACAGAGTCCGGATGATCAGAGACGTACAAAAACGTGAGTCGCTTGGCGAATCAAATCCCTGACAcatgaaatatttataacaaaacaataaaaaataaaaataattgaaattttcTTTGCATCTCTTATTTTTCAGCCGtctaaatattaaatactcattttctaatttttctcataaaattttaagctacggtgatttatatattttatccaatttttttttcatttcctatataaattaatctactattttctcaattattttaaaaccagaTAATactttaacattttaaatcttatactaggtgataacccgcACCCTGCGCGGAGCGagtagatttaaaaatattataacttatAATTTGTAGACATAATAAAGGTTAAAGTCatagtaagaaaaatatatgtaagaaaGCACGGGTTATAACTAAGAATTTTAGTatgtcaatataaatttatatgcgattgaatttaaaattaaattgtatatttgtttgcataaagataaattataaatataagattaaatgaaacataaacaatagtttaataaaatataaaaggaagaatgtattagaaaacaaaagaaaatgaaaaataaagacaaaataACTGCTGTCaataatgtcttcagaagtcTTCGTTTGCAATCTTATTATGAGCGATAAAAAAGGAATCATCTTGCGAAATTaaacatattatttaaaaaaaatctgtgaATGCATGTATTACCTCAATCGTAAAGCATCGATTTCTGGAACACCAGTGGGGTCAAAGATAATTTTGGAAAACCCATCAATGTAGTAACCTTCTTAAGTCGGCCTTATTATGAAAGATGAAACAATATTAATACATGCATTCACAGATTAATACTGGATGAAATTAATACTGTATATACTACTTACCTTGTTGTACAAAATTGCGAAATGTTTGGACGTCAAATAGGTAACAAAATGAAGTTTTGGTCACACAAATTTAATTTCACAAATATTTTCCTGTCGATTAAGGTAAGTGTAAATCAAAGATGGAAAATAATGTATTCGTAATAACTTTGAAATAGTATAATTTGATTCAAATAACAACTATGCAATATCCGTTAAATCTGTGATATAGAAATTATTTCTTTTCAAGTTAATTGTGTTTTCTTTAATACCCTAACATGATCgaacttttttttgtataatatattcGATCCAGTGATCAAGTCAATTGTGTTTCCTTTAAAATTGGAAGCATTAATTTTGGGAATAATCGAATTGGTAATTATCATAATTATGTTGCCTTGAATCTAAAAGATCATAAAACGATTTGGCATATTATATACTGACAAAATCAAATCTAAGAAATGGTCATGGTACTTTCATATGGTCATGGCATATTACCTCTTCGTACCACAATTAGTTTTTCAAAACATTATGATAAACATGGTTAACTAGTTGCTATTATTAgcttttcaaaatattatgatAAACATGGTTAACTTGATGCAGGATGAGATATGAAATGCAATCCTGGTCATGTTAATTTCTTACAATCGGCGTATCAAGCTTAAAGAACCAATTCAAAATGCAAAGAACATAATATAAAGAAGTTTAATAGATTAAAGAACCAATCGTTTACTCAAACTTAAAGAATTATCACCACACGTATTCTTGGATATATTCTCAAGGTTCTTCACCGAGGAACATAATTATAACAATAAAGACTCTCTTTGAATGGTAATAAaatgtttccttatttaaaGATCCGATTTTTTTAAAGATCCGAAAGTAACGTTGTGAAGATAATTATGCTTGAGAATCTTATACTATAATGTAATGACCAGtggtatttttttgtaattagtcTAGTTGAGTAAAGACTTTTAAAATAATGAGGTGATAGAGTTTGTGGTGATGACACCTAGAAAATGGTACacatgtaataaacacatgaagccaaaattattttttactaatGCTCCtcgaataataaaaaaagatactCATTTGTCTTCATCAACAACTACTTATATTTAAAGATGAGATTTCTCAAATTGTTATCGAAAAAGTGATTTTTCTTAAATTGTAGTCAGAGGTGAGTTTTTGTCTCTAAACTGATCTTACATATAAACTGTTATCTTTAAtactataaaaaataattggATTGGCAATTATGTAAatgatactccctccgtttcttattgtaagtagtttaaagaaaattcttttgtttcaaaatgtaaataGTTTCCAAATATCTAGataacttttacatttattggatatagtgtaaccaatcaaatgatattaatctttttataattggttaaactaattaattaaatattattttttaaagtaccAAGTTTCTTATTATTAGTGTTTTTAGTCTAAACTACTTACATTTAATATTAGTGTTTTTATTCTAAACTACTTACATtgtgaaacggagggagtatgtgTCAttcactattttaaaataaaattaattattttttgttaaaatctaataaaaaactattttctttaGATTTTTGAGGAGAATCATTTCCACTACGTCTATATAACCTCTCGCTAACTCCGACTTCTTTTGCTTCTATAATGGTAAGAAATCATTTAGGGAAAAAAGCTCTGGATAAAAATGCCAACAAAGAGGTGCAGACTTCTCAAGGTTTAATGACAATCAAATGTCTAACATTCCTTTCATGTAATAATTTTCTGCCAGTGGTTCTCAATCATCCTTCGAATGTGTTATTTGGTCAACGTTTAAGATTTTTATCGTGTAAGAATCATCCTACAACCGGAAGGTAAACTTCTTATcttatcttctttcttttttttacttcttatctatttttctttgctaaatttttaaaagatttggcATTTTAAGATTCATGATTGTTTAACCAGTCTTTGTTAAACATGGATATTATTGTTATTGTCATGAGTGCAAAAATACTAAATATGTTtcattgaataatattatttttacatgaTTTTGATGTAAATGGCGTTCTTATATTCATGTTGTACATTTTATGTAAGCATTTgagtatattataatattatcttttgtttcaggtctgaatttttttgttctaggtctgaaagattttttttttttttttgaacaaactaCAGGTCTGAAAGATTTTAGGTTGCAAATTTTAAGTAGGATTCACTCCAGATCCCTATCAAATATGGAACGAACCTATCAGCCTATAAAGCACATGTTTCGTCtggtatttttacatatttccAACCATAATAAAATcagtaaatttttattatatttagttttctaCATAAATTTACAGTTAGAAGTTGACTGAGACGAAAACGAACAATAGTAAAATGAAGAAAtgagctgtttttttttttttttttgtgtgtaagaAACGAACTGTTTTTCTCAAGGCGCTTGAATCTTTTACATGTTAGAAGTGAAAAACCACTTAACAAAAAAGCTAGCTCCACTTATAAGGTTTTGGGGTACATCTAAACCTACCCCTAAACCGGCAGAGGATATCAAAACtacattgaaaaaaattatCGTTATGTGGATTGAGACAGTCTGAAGCTCTCAGCACTTGGGAAATCAAGATTTCTGTTTTTGTTCTCTTACAATAAATTATAACGATACACTTTGATCAATTATTTTTTGGTAGGAATTATTTTAACAAGTACTTGGCATAGCATGGGCCATAATACTagtaactatataatatataagcgCATCTCTACAAGGTTACAACCAATGAAAATAACCCATTATCTTTCCAAGGCAATACGCTGTTTCTAAGCATTAACCAAGCTTTGATGAGTTGTACAATGTATACACATCTCCAGTTCCAACCTTCTTCCATCATTTGTAAAGGATAAGAAAAGAGATCCAAGAAAATAGCTGCCAAAGTCCTAACTTAGGAAAAGAAGGACGACATAATTTACAAGAATATCATTTTAGCTTGCCCTCATGCCACCATGTAAGGTGGCGTTTGATTTGATGATACCTTAGGGCTTAGGTTTACCATACTTTTCAACATATCCCTGCAAATGAACAGAGGTGCTGTCAGACTAATGCAAGACTCTACTACTTTAAGTTTTTTACCTGCTGAAGTGTATAAGAAGAGATTCACCTccacaagcttcacaatcttggtTGCAGACATACTAAGATACTGATCAGCGGATGCTGAGTCAGTCGGCACCTGATGGGACTGGACAGCAGCGCTGACTATCTTTTCAGAAGCTCTTTTAACTACCATGTTATGCACTTCTTTGGTAAGACGTCCTTCACGCCACAACGGTTTCACCATTTCTTTGATGGTTTCCACAACTGCAGTCCGGAACTGTCTCATTGCTTTGGTCCCTGCGTCTGACCTCACTTCACCATCTCTCTCATCTGATTTCAACAACTTTTGATGTGAAGAGCCGTCACTTCTACGCCAAGATCCGTGCCCTGCAGGTTTGCTTCTTTTTAAAACAGATCTATTCTCTGTAGCCACCGAAGAAGAAACTTCTTTGCTTGGTGTTGTTGCATCATTTTGATCAACAACCGAAATAGCCACCCCCTCCACCACTCCATGTGCTTCCAAATTCTTCGTCGCCACAGATTCTTGATACTGATTATTGATACATGAACTGGTTTTATTATCACTAGCAGAATCACCATCTTTCTCCTGGCCAGACTTTTTCTGTGCATCTCTCCCTTTACTTGACGATGGAGCAGTAAGAGATATGTCTTGTGGAGTCTCTATATCCGTGAAAGGATCGTAGAGGGCATCAGACGAGGGAAGTATATAAGGTGGAATTGTGAAAGATGCTCGAAAAGGTTCAGAAGGTTCCCAATCATGTGAAGAAACTTTCTTCTTGTTGCTAGTCCTGTCGACTTCTGCATCTTGAACGGATGAAACAGAAATAGCTTCCACCATCGGTGGTGATCTAGATCCGTTTGTATCACTCCTGTTTTCAAAATTCCCCAAGTTAGAAGCATACTGATTCATAGGAGCAGAACTGAACAATGATCCTGTCAAGGCTGGTCCGGAAGATCCCATGTCTGTTTTTCCATAGGAAGTGATAGAAGCTCCATGTTCTTGAACAAAGCTCCTTTTCAATGGGAAGGAACTAGTGCTATTAACAAACACAGGCTTGTCCTCAGTGAAAACAGCACCACCCTTTTGTAGACTTCCTCCTCCCATGTTTCCCAATGAAGGCATAAAGTGATTCTCGTTGGTGAAAGGGAAAGCTCTCTGACCACCTGGTGGATTCACGGAAGGCATCACGCCATTTTCTCCTAACGAGGAAAATCTTCCACCTTCTTTGCTCCCCGATGGTCTTCTTCCTAAATGAACGCAAGTGAAATAAATCACTGGTTGATTCATGAAGAGGAGCTACCTATAATACCACAATCTCTAAAGAAGAAACAACTACATACCTTCAACAGACTGGATACCACTGGTTGCAGCCATATGTTGCTGCCTAGTGTGATTCGTGTTCTCCTTCACATGAAGAAACCTGCAGGAGTTCCCTTGAAGGAAAAAGTTGCAGGGAAGTGGTGGACGTTTATGCTCTGGTCCATTCCAAGGAAACCTGAGAAAAGAATCTGTCAGTATACAAAGCCAAGTCCATCTCTGTACACTAAACCTCTTACTTAGCTTCAGTATAAGCTTAAAGAACGAAACTTTTTTTGCTATATACCTTGACAAAACAGTGCCTTTTTCATCTCCCAACATAATATTTTCCCCTGTGTTTCCAGTAACATCAGGTTGCAAGTTCCTGTAGCTGCCGCATGGTTCCTTTCTCATCTCATCTAAATGTGACAAGTCAAATCATGAGATAGTGAAAAACAAACATACAAGTTTAAACtcaaaaatctataattaaGTTGGCCATCAGAACAGAGTCACCTCAATTTTCGATTCACGAACTTGAACAATAcgaataaacaaacaaaagtgTGTAAACAATCAGGAAAGGAAAAATTCACAAACAGTTATGGGAATCGGGAGCTTCTATTGGTCTAGCGAGTAATCCAGGCATTGTATGTTGTACTTGTACTTGGACGACGTCGTCGTCGTCAATGTCCATATCAGAATCAGACATCTCGAAGGTTTTGAGTAGCACGTTTACCGGCGGCGTGATCGGGTGGGGAAACCAAGCTCAGGCGAGTCGAGGATACGTTTGATATATCAAACGGGAGACAAATGTCACAAATCATTGATACAAATACCTTACTGTTTTATTAAATGGGCCTTCCTCAACTCTAAGGCCCCCATACGAGCTTCTCTAATCTTACCTTTTTAATTACTATTGATTCTCGAATAtattataatcattaattaatattttattttaaaatttatgtgtatgaattattataaatagtattatgttattttatttacagattttggatatataatatCTAATAGATTTTATTTGAACTAGGTAAAGAACCCCGTGCAATATCGCACGAAAACtcattttatgaaaataaatatgctatattttataatgtaattttttaattaaaaaaattggttacAATTTATTTTGAAGAAATACATGTCTTAGCTTGAAGCtatattctttttattaataatactaAAAATCTACATTTTGTTTATAGGTTTGGttgtaataaaattataaaaaatttgaataaattttattttgaacgaAAAGACACATTTTgaattctttaaaatataataaaaataatttgtcacaTGATAAAACtaacatcacaaaaaattatGCAGTTTATAAGAATAAAAGACACACCCTTGGACATTTTTAGTAAATGTATCATTATTGCATATTATTAtgcacttttgtttttagaatatgttaatataataaaatttatttgataaaatattacttTATCAATGAGTCTAAAACATATTCAGTttagttaagaaaaaataaagctaCACTCATATAAACAGAttaattttctctaaaatataatttaaactgaaaagatattaaatttttaaaaaggatacacttttaaaacattttagtaTTATTAAAGAATGCATCTACTCAACAGAAAAATAATACTAAACAAATGAATAAtttcatgaaaaataaaataaaaattcattaaactGAGAAAACtaagaattatataaataaatactcttACATTATTTAGTTGTACGTAAAAAATACAACaacttaaaaatacaacctattggtAAAGGCGCACACACTGAAGTTTCCATGCATGTTTAAAGTTATTATAATGAactcattttattaaaaactagaaattttttccgcgcttcgcgcggattgtatcttataaatttattttatttgtaatattatttgtcggttttttcttttacattaacttcttattttttcaatgttattttttcttaatttaaatttatatgtttataatttttcatttttcttgttaaaaatagagaactatattttttatagatggttttttgtatgtgacataaactttttgaaattttaaaataatgttatatatagtacgattaacacattaaagaagagaaacatattcaggCACATTTTACGCatgttttatatgcataattttaaacattatatatgtatatattataagtttgaaacatgtaaatgctttctaaagctaaatacttgttctgagtttacataacttatcgaaagttttatctttttttaaattcaaatcacagaaaaaaatatcgaaaagtcagtatagatgagtttttttggcttttaaatcaacactgaaaaattacatgaatcagataacaacagttttataaagaactggataaaatttgaccgagccaaagattttcacacaatatgttctttcttcttcaaattgcaaAGAgctataggcacaagaaaaaaaatcataacttttgttttcatttatataacattttttctcctttacacacggagtttattacactgttataagcaatggagaactctattcatataagattcacatctatacattttgacaaagaagaattttagccatctttagtttcagaatggaccaacttcagtcatatacactatattttctttatgattcaaatcttacgattttaatatatgtgcagatttccatgtgaaaaagcacgcacgccatctatcattcaacctattactttttccaaagtaaacactataatccttgtttggttagctccacaaattaatctctttggatcagtttactaaaaaatatagatactaatgtcagaaaagaatataaacactatcaacaacaaatattggcacaagactatttggttcaaggaacatattcTACATAATgcgtttatatcatggctggctttacggagaagactgccaaccaaggatcgcttgaggcgttggaggttaaatgtctcaggaacgtgtgtcctttgtaatctggaaatagagactcactatcatctcttctttgagtgatctttctctcgcttgatatgggagccttttgctgctgaagtttggatttctcctccggctgatctacactctattgcagcctggatcaatcaacctcgcgtcaacgcagatacgcatgctactccagtcatcaagctctactttcagtcagccatctacctgttgtggaaagagcgtaatgctcgtgtgttcacagctgtctcctcaccttcatcagtcatccttgTCTCTCTCGACCATATGATGCGTgaccgtctcctctcttacccggcaagttcttccttctcctcttctttacttctttttatctttcttgtataagacttccttaagactttttttaccttgagttgttgttggttgtttttgtttccttgctgtaataagttgtttaaaaacaacagtatAACCTTtcaaaaaatgataatcttaacatcttacaaaaaaaaacaacaaatattgacttatttatgtgaatatgtattttattttaaatcattatagtggacgaagaaagcaccataatttgtataacaaatttttcttagattcacgtcatcatactcaccattttaccattttaattatataattttacatgagcttcttcaccctccccggttattttctcttaatttataactacaatataaagttatagactatatatattataaattaataatttatttacccttgaagtctaacgattaaaaatagaacataattcaatagatatatgattctattaataaattagtagttacaaatttgaaatttctagaaatatcaaaagttgtatgttagttaattatcttttaaatgacatttatttctaattctttttggatgagaatattttg
The window above is part of the Brassica napus cultivar Da-Ae chromosome C3, Da-Ae, whole genome shotgun sequence genome. Proteins encoded here:
- the LOC106447162 gene encoding protein FRIGIDA-ESSENTIAL 1-like gives rise to the protein MSDSDMDIDDDDVVQVQVQHTMPGLLARPIEAPDSHNYEMRKEPCGSYRNLQPDVTGNTGENIMLGDEKGTVLSRFPWNGPEHKRPPLPCNFFLQGNSCRFLHVKENTNHTRQQHMAATSGIQSVEGRRPSGSKEGGRFSSLGENGVMPSVNPPGGQRAFPFTNENHFMPSLGNMGGGSLQKGGAVFTEDKPVFVNSTSSFPLKRSFVQEHGASITSYGKTDMGSSGPALTGSLFSSAPMNQYASNLGNFENRSDTNGSRSPPMVEAISVSSVQDAEVDRTSNKKKVSSHDWEPSEPFRASFTIPPYILPSSDALYDPFTDIETPQDISLTAPSSSKGRDAQKKSGQEKDGDSASDNKTSSCINNQYQESVATKNLEAHGVVEGVAISVVDQNDATTPSKEVSSSVATENRSVLKRSKPAGHGSWRRSDGSSHQKLLKSDERDGEVRSDAGTKAMRQFRTAVVETIKEMVKPLWREGRLTKEVHNMVVKRASEKIVSAAVQSHQVPTDSASADQYLSMSATKIVKLVEGYVEKYGKPKP